AAGATACGGTAAAGGGCCGAGGGGAGCGTCAAGAACGTCTGCAGCTTTTCTACGTGCATGCAATTATTTCAGACATTTGTATGAACACTCAGCATCGGATAAATGTCAGGTCTTTCCAGAAGAAATACTCAGAACTTTCCTAGTCCCTGTTGTCTTCAACGTTGATGAAAAACCGTGAATACGTGCTCCCCTATCCGACCAACAAGCACAGGAACCCCGGCTATTGAGCGATTTACTTATCAGCAACGTTCcagcgaggcaggcagcTCCCTGACCAGCTGCAGCTCGGCCGCACATGACAGGCGATAGActcgccccgcgcccgcgcctcttGAATCTGGGCGGCCGCAAACCGACTCCCGCCTATCTCCCTAGTCCAAGTGAGGTGAAGTGAATGCAAAACCTTCCCCACTCATATCCCCCAAACTACGCGGAGGCCTTGACGGCTGGCCGAGAGCCGAAAATGGCTGTGCCGATGCGCACTTCGGTGCTGCCGTGTCGAATCGCTTCTTCTAGGTCGCCGCTCATGCCCATGCTCAACTCGAAGACGTTGTCTCTGTCCTCATCCTGTTCATTGTCGTCCAGCGCCGAGCCCTGCCCCTCGGCCGGAATCTCCTCCCAcccgcagctgctgtcgtCTCCGGCCCCCGActgagcggcggcggaggcgtgcttctcgtcggcggcctgccTCGCGGACTCGAAGATTTCTCGCACGCGCGGAAGCTGTAGCAGAGCgtcgcgaagccgcgcgagctgtTCAAAGGAAGCGCCGGTCTTCGCAGGATCGGGGTGTCTGCAAGCGCAAAAAAAATCCGAGCGACACGTAGGCGGGGGGGAGACGGCTtggcgaggaagacagcgCACGCGATGAAAGAACTTCACTGGCGTGTTTCGCATCCCTGTGCGCTGCCAGTACCGAACGAGGCAGATGTGGAGGAGCTGAGCGACTAGAGGCCGACGTGTTCAGTGAAGGAAAGGAAACTCATAGAGCCTTGAGGCAACGGAAAGACTCATCGTCGTTTTAGAGTGAAAACACAcacgagggagagacagggaaTGCCCCTCAAGCTTCGCGGGGTGTGCAAGGCGCGACAGACTGCGACTTCACTTGGGATGCGCTGGCGTCTGACTGAGACAAGACTCAGCCTCTCCTGTAAAGGCCGCCTATCAGGCAACCACGACgcaaggcggaggccggcgatGGCGCCGTACGTGAGCCCTACCCAACTGTCATGAGACCCGAGAAGCGGAGATTGGGGCATGCGTCGATGATGAATTCGACAAGCTCCCTTACGTCGCTGTTGGCTGCCCCCGAAACGCCATCTGCGTCTGCCACGCACAGACCAAATACGCAGATCCTGATCTCCACCGAATCTATTGTTCTGAGGAACTCGCGCTGAGACAGACAGGTGCCAGGGCATCAGCAAAAAGAATCCGCGCAAGCAACGAAGAAGTTAGAATTTGCGCATGCTGCTGGGAAGTCTCTTCAGAGGCAAGCAAAGCTGTCGTGGTGACAGGTGTGGATCAGCGGCGAACGGCGGCACGACTCACATGcatcgtctgcggcgcccagccgcaggccgctctTGCTATCCTCGTCCGACGTGTTGACCTGCGAGTCGAAGAGAGACATGAAAATGCCGCATGCACGTGTCTTGAAAATCCCAGAAAAAAATGAAAAAACCCTGAACACACAGCGGGCATTTAGAGTAGCAGCAGGTGAAGCCGCATACTGCGCAGGACGCCTGTGCGTCTCGCCTTAGCCAAGAAATTAAAGACAAGGATTTCGCGACACGGGGGTAGAGCTAACGCCAGAATGAACGTAGAACGCAGTCGTCTGGGCTGCACGAAAGGACGTACAGACATGTGCTTATACTGAGTGCGAGTGGCACACAGTTCACCCGATTGACTCAGTTCACCGCATACACACTTTTTTTTTATTTCACCGTTAGCTCATCAGCCTGGGATGCGTCTGCCCAGAGCGACGAGCGCCATCCGCACTCACTTTCCCGTTCAGACTCGCGGCAGATGCATGTGGAGCACAAGCCGCCCTCAGTGGCACACATGTGCGCGTGAGCTTTATACCTTTATACGGGCGTCAAGTGATATGCATGCAGACATGTTTCGGTGCATCCGAAGACACGGATGGTACCTGAAGAAAGACGCGTAGCGGCTTGTTTCCGCGCTgagagaggacggcgccgacggcctcgTTGAGGACTTTCGCGAGCTTCTTCGAGTCGACCGTCTCGACAGCGTAGAGCGACGGGCACGCTGCGAgaagcgccttcgccttgttCGACTGGAGATGGCCTGAGACGCCGTttgaaaaagagaagagaagaacaTGAATGGCGCTCGGTGTGGAAGAAGGGTGAATCTAGGATGTACCCGCGGCCCCTATCAAGCCGCCCGCTAGCTTGGGACGGCGTAAAGAAAAATAAAATGAAGACGACAGTGTAATACGACAGAGTTGCTTCGCGGTCACTCACCGCAGACACGCCGCATGCATacggcagaggacgcgcagagtGCGCCTGCTTACTCTGCACGTTGGCCTGAAGCGACCTCACACGCGCTTCCACTTGGAAAATGTGTAAACATGTAaatacatatgcatacatatctgtatgcatatgtgtgtatatctgTACGTAGGTCAAGTTGGAGGTcgtgcgtctgcttctcaaCACGGACAGCGACCGCGCCTCCGTTTCTCAGCTCGCTGACAATCCATCTTATCTATCTGTTCTATCCATCTACCCTATCCATCAATCGTACCTACCAATCATATCTATCCTGTCTTTTCTATCTATTCTATCCATCCTATCTATATATCCGTATatctaaatatatatacaaatatacacTTAT
This DNA window, taken from Besnoitia besnoiti strain Bb-Ger1 chromosome III, whole genome shotgun sequence, encodes the following:
- a CDS encoding pyridoxal phosphate enzyme, YggS family protein (encoded by transcript BESB_044590), with protein sequence MEGASPSLEAIQTNLARVRRDIFAVAAASFTQTSAAEGDAVSSLPSAASSAASSASSAAAPWLTRHAGVRLLAVSKYHPSASVETAARAGQRHFGENYVQELAEKAKLLSHLNLKWHMIGHLQSNKAKALLAACPSLYAVETVDSKKLAKVLNEAVGAVLSQRGNKPLRVFLQVNTSDEDSKSGLRLGAADDAYADGVSGAANSDVRELVEFIIDACPNLRFSGLMTVGHPDPAKTGASFEQLARLRDALLQLPRVREIFESARQAADEKHASAAAQSGAGDDSSCGWEEIPAEGQGSALDDNEQDEDRDNVFELSMGMSGDLEEAIRHGSTEVRIGTAIFGSRPAVKASA